From the genome of Geothrix sp. 21YS21S-4, one region includes:
- the rpmE gene encoding 50S ribosomal protein L31: MQEKMHPELHDVKVHCACGNEFMTRSTKKELRVEICSNCHPYFTGKQRLMDTEGRVEKFNKKYAKKEVPAAAAPEPVAETTEA, encoded by the coding sequence ATGCAGGAAAAAATGCACCCCGAGTTGCACGACGTGAAGGTCCACTGCGCCTGCGGGAACGAGTTCATGACCCGTTCCACCAAGAAAGAGCTGCGCGTGGAAATCTGCTCGAACTGCCACCCCTACTTCACCGGCAAGCAGCGCCTGATGGATACCGAAGGCCGCGTGGAGAAGTTCAACAAGAAGTACGCGAAGAAGGAAGTCCCTGCCGCCGCCGCTCCCGAGCCGGTCGCCGAGACGACCGAAGCCTAG
- the prfA gene encoding peptide chain release factor 1, with translation MLDQLEAVDARFQEVEAQLQDPSVVSDPKRLRELTKLRAELEPVVLAFQAQKTRLRQLEEAELILGDKSMDADLREMAELEIPDLKKAIAEGEAEIKRLLIPKDPADAKNVILEVRAGTGGEEAALFAAELFRMYIRFAERRGFKVSVLDESDADAGGLKEATAEIQGDGAYSLFRFESGVHRVQRVPKTETQGRIHTSAATVAVMPEAEEVDIEIHPKDLRIDTFCSGGKGGQSVNTTYSAVRLTHLPTNTVVSCQDERSQIKNMAKAMTVLRSRLLQKAQDEADAAHSALRKSQVGSGDRSEKIRTYNFPQGRVTDHRVGVTIHQIDSFMGGQIEPILESLRSAFEAERLQALEA, from the coding sequence ATGCTCGACCAACTTGAAGCCGTCGATGCCCGCTTCCAGGAAGTGGAGGCGCAGCTGCAGGATCCGTCGGTGGTCTCCGACCCCAAGCGCCTGCGGGAACTGACCAAGCTGCGGGCGGAACTGGAGCCTGTGGTCCTGGCCTTCCAGGCCCAGAAGACGCGCCTCCGGCAGCTGGAGGAAGCAGAGCTGATCCTGGGCGACAAGTCCATGGACGCCGACCTGCGGGAGATGGCGGAACTGGAGATCCCCGACCTGAAGAAGGCCATCGCGGAGGGCGAGGCGGAGATCAAGCGCCTGCTCATCCCCAAGGACCCCGCCGACGCCAAGAACGTGATCCTGGAAGTCCGCGCCGGCACGGGCGGGGAAGAAGCCGCCCTGTTCGCCGCGGAGCTGTTCCGGATGTACATCCGCTTCGCCGAGCGCCGGGGCTTCAAGGTCTCGGTGCTCGACGAGAGCGACGCGGACGCCGGAGGCCTGAAGGAGGCCACCGCCGAGATCCAGGGGGACGGCGCCTACAGCCTCTTCCGCTTCGAGAGCGGCGTCCACCGCGTCCAGCGGGTCCCGAAGACCGAGACCCAGGGCCGGATCCACACCTCCGCCGCCACGGTGGCCGTCATGCCCGAAGCCGAGGAAGTGGACATCGAGATCCATCCCAAGGACCTGCGCATCGACACCTTCTGCTCCGGCGGGAAGGGCGGGCAGAGCGTGAACACCACCTATTCCGCCGTCCGCCTCACCCACCTGCCCACGAATACGGTGGTGAGCTGCCAGGACGAGCGCAGCCAGATCAAGAACATGGCCAAGGCGATGACGGTGCTCCGCTCGCGCCTGCTGCAGAAGGCCCAGGACGAGGCCGACGCCGCCCACTCCGCCCTCCGCAAGTCGCAGGTGGGCAGCGGCGACCGCAGCGAGAAGATCCGCACCTACAACTTCCCCCAGGGCCGCGTCACCGACCACCGCGTGGGCGTCACCATCCACCAGATCGACAGCTTCATGGGCGGCCAGATCGAGCCCATTCTGGAATCCCTCCGCTCGGCCTTCGAGGCGGAGCGGTTGCAGGCCCTGGAGGCATGA
- a CDS encoding DUF2062 domain-containing protein, with translation MRAWLKARVGEPLLRMLREGSSPQRLAWSLAVGLALGVTPLVGTSTLLCVGAGFLFRLNQPAMQLVNYAAYPLQVALLIPFIRLGERLFGAPPLPLSLSVLQAALKADAWGALHLFWGSFWHAGVAWLVVVPLPTLFLAWLLTPLLRATSGTFRRS, from the coding sequence ATGAGGGCCTGGCTGAAGGCCCGCGTCGGGGAGCCGCTGCTCCGGATGCTGCGGGAGGGATCGAGTCCCCAGCGGTTGGCGTGGAGCCTGGCGGTGGGGCTGGCGCTGGGGGTGACGCCGCTGGTGGGGACGTCCACGCTCCTGTGCGTGGGGGCGGGGTTCCTTTTCCGGTTGAACCAGCCCGCCATGCAGCTCGTCAACTACGCCGCCTATCCGCTCCAGGTGGCGCTGCTGATCCCCTTCATCCGGTTGGGGGAACGGCTGTTCGGCGCACCGCCCCTGCCGCTCTCCCTGTCGGTGCTGCAGGCCGCGCTGAAGGCGGACGCCTGGGGGGCGTTGCACCTGTTCTGGGGCAGCTTCTGGCATGCGGGGGTCGCATGGCTGGTGGTAGTCCCGCTTCCCACGCTGTTTCTCGCATGGCTGCTCACGCCCCTGCTGAGGGCCACCAGCGGGACCTTCCGCCGCTCCTGA
- a CDS encoding PadR family transcriptional regulator has protein sequence MDRELLKGSTPLLLLSLLCEGPMYGYQIIETVRQRTGGTYTLKEGALYPALHKLEATEFITSYWETQENGRERRYYAIQPAGEAFLSAKKKEWNQFVDMVQAFVGPRA, from the coding sequence GTGGACCGTGAACTGCTGAAGGGCAGCACCCCGCTGCTGCTGTTGTCGCTGCTCTGCGAGGGGCCCATGTACGGCTACCAGATCATCGAGACGGTCCGCCAGCGCACCGGGGGGACGTACACGCTGAAGGAAGGCGCCCTGTACCCGGCCCTGCACAAGCTGGAGGCCACCGAGTTCATCACCTCCTACTGGGAGACGCAGGAGAACGGCCGCGAGCGCCGTTACTACGCCATCCAGCCCGCGGGGGAGGCCTTCCTGTCGGCCAAGAAGAAGGAATGGAACCAGTTCGTGGACATGGTCCAGGCCTTCGTGGGACCCCGGGCCTAG